A genome region from Sphingobium sp. CR2-8 includes the following:
- a CDS encoding FAD-dependent oxidoreductase yields the protein MSETFEFTVPVLVVGGGACGCIAALAAKDAGVDPLLIEVDARPMGSSGMSQGLICAAGTQAQAALGIEDDADTFFADIMAKTHGQTDPVIARTLAEQSGPTIDWMVERHGLPWDVDTGFRPVYGNSRLRVHGWRGHGGQDMVDLLHQKLAEEGIDVLLEARLIDVVADANGRVSGVVLERPDGSQDRVGCETIIFAAGGFAANHAMVAHFMPAVANARNNGHERSQGIAVQLGQRIGAALGDMGAYQGYAMLTEPQGIPVPPGVLVEGGMIVNMAGERFTDESADIAGMCHPVMAQPGTHCWVIFDAAIEARCAYIPETQALMELNAAKCGDTVVALAQAIGVDAAALSQTLTQAHDAQRAGTPDRFGRDWGADMPPSGSLRALKVVGAIFHTQGGLQIDGSARVLRADGSPLPNVFAGGGSARSVSGPSSWGYLPAMGLCTAVTLGRVAGEAAAAQVRAQAGTTPA from the coding sequence ATGAGCGAGACCTTCGAATTCACTGTGCCCGTCCTGGTCGTGGGCGGTGGCGCATGCGGCTGCATCGCCGCGCTGGCGGCCAAGGATGCGGGCGTCGATCCGCTGCTGATCGAGGTGGACGCCCGGCCGATGGGGTCGAGCGGCATGTCGCAGGGATTGATCTGCGCCGCGGGCACGCAGGCACAGGCCGCGCTGGGGATTGAGGATGATGCCGACACCTTTTTCGCCGACATCATGGCCAAGACGCATGGCCAGACCGATCCGGTGATCGCGCGGACGCTGGCCGAGCAATCGGGCCCGACGATCGACTGGATGGTCGAACGCCATGGATTGCCCTGGGATGTCGATACCGGCTTCCGCCCCGTCTATGGCAACAGCCGGCTCCGCGTCCATGGCTGGCGCGGCCATGGCGGGCAGGACATGGTGGACCTGCTGCACCAGAAGCTGGCCGAGGAAGGTATCGACGTGCTGCTGGAGGCGCGGTTGATCGATGTCGTCGCGGACGCCAACGGCCGGGTATCAGGCGTCGTGCTGGAGCGTCCCGATGGATCGCAGGATCGTGTCGGATGCGAAACGATCATCTTTGCCGCAGGCGGCTTTGCGGCCAATCATGCGATGGTCGCGCATTTCATGCCCGCCGTGGCGAACGCGCGGAACAACGGTCACGAGCGCAGCCAGGGTATCGCCGTGCAGCTGGGCCAACGGATCGGCGCTGCGCTGGGCGACATGGGCGCCTATCAGGGTTACGCCATGCTGACCGAGCCGCAGGGCATTCCCGTGCCGCCCGGTGTGCTGGTCGAGGGCGGCATGATCGTCAACATGGCGGGCGAACGCTTCACCGATGAAAGCGCGGACATTGCAGGCATGTGCCATCCGGTGATGGCGCAGCCGGGCACGCATTGCTGGGTGATATTCGACGCCGCGATCGAAGCGCGCTGCGCCTATATTCCCGAGACGCAGGCGCTGATGGAATTGAATGCGGCCAAGTGCGGCGATACGGTCGTGGCCCTGGCGCAGGCGATCGGCGTGGATGCGGCGGCGCTGTCGCAGACGCTGACGCAGGCGCATGATGCCCAAAGGGCCGGGACGCCCGATCGGTTCGGCCGGGACTGGGGCGCGGACATGCCGCCATCGGGGTCTTTACGCGCGCTCAAGGTGGTCGGCGCGATCTTTCACACCCAGGGCGGATTACAGATCGACGGATCGGCGCGCGTGTTGCGCGCGGACGGCAGCCCGCTGCCCAACGTCTTTGCCGGTGGCGGATCGGCACGCAGCGTGTCGGGGCCGTCGAGCTGGGGCTATCTCCCCGCCATGGGGCTTTGCACCGCCGTTACGCTCGGCCGGGTTGCAGGCGAAGCGGCGGCGGCGCAGGTGCGGGCGCAGGCGGGCACGACGCCCGCCTGA
- a CDS encoding MFS transporter: MDLAVEQPQGRPASGYGEFRRGWQVVLASLLGIGLGLSPMPFYTMGMFAPHLAREFGWSMGQIMGGISVTTIMTLWAGPAVGILAERLGVRRVAMTSLVLFGLAFMSLAFSTGSLVQYYLSWALIASLGAGTLPITWTKAVNHWFDRRKGLALGLSLMGTGLFGIFSKPYLGWLIADFGWRGAYIGLGLLPLLIALPTAYFLFRDTDEHPDAIVRTTTPGGLTLRQAFREWRFWLLALSLIPISFALGGPVPNMEVILTSKGVAPDMVLSLTPIIGLSALTGRIAGGWLLDRFWAPGVSFIILAVPGLSCWLLTMDGISFGVAALSIFLIGFALGIEYDVMAYFVARYFGLRSYAAIYGILYVFFAMGSGFGPLGFGWDYDLHGSYDLALKASFVMLLLAAASFLLLGRYRDFADEPIVK, encoded by the coding sequence ATGGACCTTGCCGTGGAGCAACCACAGGGCCGCCCGGCATCGGGCTATGGCGAGTTCCGGCGCGGCTGGCAGGTGGTGCTGGCCTCTCTGCTCGGCATTGGCCTGGGGTTGTCGCCCATGCCCTTCTACACCATGGGCATGTTCGCGCCGCATCTGGCGCGGGAGTTCGGCTGGTCGATGGGCCAGATCATGGGCGGGATCAGCGTCACCACCATCATGACCCTGTGGGCGGGGCCTGCCGTTGGCATATTGGCGGAAAGGCTGGGCGTGCGCCGGGTGGCGATGACATCCCTTGTCCTGTTCGGCCTGGCTTTCATGTCGCTCGCCTTTTCCACCGGGTCGCTGGTGCAATATTATCTCAGCTGGGCGCTGATCGCGTCCCTGGGGGCCGGCACCTTGCCGATCACCTGGACAAAGGCGGTCAATCACTGGTTCGACCGGCGAAAGGGGCTGGCGCTGGGCCTGTCGCTGATGGGGACGGGTCTGTTCGGGATATTTTCCAAGCCCTATCTTGGCTGGCTGATCGCCGATTTCGGTTGGCGGGGGGCCTATATCGGCCTTGGCCTGCTGCCGCTGCTGATCGCGCTGCCCACCGCCTATTTTCTTTTCCGCGACACGGACGAGCATCCCGATGCGATCGTCCGCACCACGACCCCCGGCGGGTTGACGTTGCGGCAGGCTTTTCGTGAATGGCGATTCTGGTTGCTGGCGCTTTCGCTGATCCCGATTTCCTTCGCCCTGGGCGGGCCGGTGCCGAATATGGAAGTGATCCTGACCAGCAAGGGCGTCGCGCCCGACATGGTCCTGTCGCTGACGCCGATCATCGGCCTGTCCGCGCTGACGGGGCGGATCGCGGGCGGCTGGTTGCTCGATCGCTTCTGGGCGCCTGGCGTGTCCTTCATCATCCTGGCCGTGCCGGGCCTGTCCTGCTGGTTGCTGACGATGGACGGCATCAGTTTCGGAGTGGCGGCGCTGTCCATCTTCCTGATCGGCTTCGCGCTGGGGATCGAATATGACGTGATGGCCTATTTCGTCGCTCGCTATTTCGGCCTGCGCAGCTATGCCGCGATATACGGCATCCTCTACGTCTTCTTCGCTATGGGATCGGGCTTCGGTCCGCTCGGCTTCGGCTGGGATTACGACCTGCATGGCAGCTACGATCTGGCGCTCAAGGCGTCCTTCGTCATGCTGCTGCTGGCGGCTGCATCCTTCCTGCTGCTGGGCCGCTATCGCGACTTTGCCGACGAACCGATCGTAAAATAA
- a CDS encoding FAD-binding oxidoreductase, protein MQADAQTVPTHPAALQLKARFEAIVGVDHVSDDEDRRKLFSEDVWEASAHVAMLIVAPGSTAELSAVIAAAHEAGVALAPRGAGMSYTSGYLPATDSTITLDMARMNRVLRVSPDDMTVTVEAGCTWLALNEALAPHGLRTPFWGPMSGIYSTIGGGLSNLNAMFGAGHHGTSSESVIALTVVLGDGQLLRTGARGPDGDTPFYRHYGPDLAGLFCGDGGTLGIKAEVTMRLMRTPAHEDSASFSFKSGEAMLKALAEMARAGIAAETCAFDPGLTKVRMKRLSLMSDVKTLGAVITKQKSLGKGLMAAAKIALGGRDFIEPDDYPLHMTAEGRSKEGVAADMASARAIARQYDGTEIENTIAKVIRAMPFPAPNSMLGPEGESWVPVHGHVSLSNAPAMFADIQALFAEMADQFAFHKIHTGFLFTSLSTNAITIEPVFFWPHGYRPVHASMVEPAHLARLPLLPENPAATAVVTTAREGVKAIAQRYGAAHFQIGRAYAYRDSRDEASKALLDTIKALVDPARQFNPGALGFPA, encoded by the coding sequence ATGCAGGCCGACGCCCAGACCGTCCCGACCCATCCCGCCGCCTTGCAGCTCAAGGCCAGGTTCGAGGCGATCGTCGGCGTCGATCATGTCAGCGACGACGAAGACCGGCGCAAGCTGTTCAGCGAGGATGTCTGGGAAGCGAGCGCCCATGTCGCGATGCTGATCGTCGCGCCGGGATCGACGGCGGAACTGAGCGCCGTCATCGCCGCAGCGCACGAGGCAGGCGTCGCACTGGCGCCGCGCGGCGCGGGCATGAGCTATACCAGCGGCTACCTACCCGCGACCGACAGCACGATCACGCTGGACATGGCGCGGATGAACCGCGTGCTGCGCGTCAGCCCGGACGACATGACGGTGACGGTCGAAGCGGGCTGCACCTGGCTCGCCCTGAACGAGGCGCTGGCGCCCCACGGGCTTCGCACGCCCTTCTGGGGACCGATGTCGGGCATCTACTCGACCATCGGGGGCGGCCTGTCCAACCTCAACGCCATGTTCGGCGCGGGCCATCATGGCACGTCGAGCGAGAGCGTGATCGCGCTCACGGTCGTGCTGGGCGATGGCCAGCTGTTGCGGACCGGCGCGCGCGGTCCCGATGGCGACACCCCCTTCTATCGCCATTATGGCCCGGATCTGGCCGGACTCTTCTGCGGCGATGGCGGCACGCTGGGCATCAAGGCGGAAGTCACGATGCGGCTGATGCGGACGCCCGCGCATGAGGATTCGGCGTCCTTCTCCTTCAAGAGCGGCGAAGCGATGCTGAAGGCGCTGGCGGAAATGGCGCGAGCGGGGATCGCGGCGGAAACCTGCGCCTTCGATCCGGGCCTGACGAAGGTGCGGATGAAGCGCCTGTCGCTGATGAGCGACGTCAAGACACTGGGCGCGGTCATCACCAAGCAGAAGTCGCTGGGCAAGGGGCTGATGGCGGCGGCCAAGATCGCGCTGGGCGGGCGCGATTTCATCGAGCCGGACGACTATCCGCTGCACATGACGGCGGAGGGCCGGTCGAAGGAAGGCGTCGCCGCCGACATGGCGAGCGCCCGCGCCATCGCCAGGCAGTATGACGGCACGGAGATCGAAAATACGATCGCCAAGGTGATCCGCGCCATGCCCTTCCCCGCCCCCAATTCCATGCTGGGGCCGGAGGGCGAAAGCTGGGTGCCGGTGCATGGCCATGTGTCGCTGTCCAATGCCCCGGCCATGTTCGCCGACATCCAGGCGCTGTTCGCCGAAATGGCGGACCAGTTCGCGTTCCACAAGATTCACACCGGCTTCCTCTTCACGTCGCTGTCGACCAATGCGATCACGATCGAGCCGGTCTTCTTCTGGCCGCATGGCTATCGCCCGGTCCACGCTTCCATGGTCGAGCCGGCCCATCTGGCGCGCCTGCCGCTGCTGCCGGAAAATCCCGCAGCGACCGCAGTGGTAACGACGGCGCGCGAAGGCGTGAAGGCGATCGCGCAGCGTTATGGCGCGGCGCATTTCCAGATCGGCCGCGCCTATGCCTATCGCGACAGCCGGGACGAGGCGTCCAAGGCGCTGCTCGACACGATCAAGGCGCTGGTCGATCCGGCGCGGCAGTTCAACCCCGGTGCGCTGGGCTTTCCGGCATGA
- a CDS encoding zinc-binding dehydrogenase: MSETYGAIRLERIAESFRAAADIVDLPLTEPGPGQIRVRNRHCGINGIFDTQIARNAVDYVPITLPTFTGVEAIGLVDAVGDGVTGFAVGDAAVTVRFTGGYREANIGPESQFAKAPSVSRDYLALASTGVSALLALEQIGQVRDGETVAISAAAGGLGHMLVQLALLRGCHVIAVCGGKRKCDFVASLGAQRVIDYRSEDVGAVLAAEYPKGIDVAIDTVSGAIFDAFLANIAYHGRLVVGGAASDLEGRPEVVTAPRIAHSIYYKGASVRGFMNGLLTPHWDHARARLFQLYADGRIAVTFDDRPFAGLPGIYDAVERLLSGQSMGKVVVDL, encoded by the coding sequence ATGAGCGAAACCTATGGCGCGATCCGACTGGAGCGCATCGCCGAGAGTTTCCGCGCCGCCGCCGATATCGTGGACCTGCCATTGACCGAGCCGGGGCCGGGCCAAATCCGCGTGCGCAATCGCCATTGCGGCATCAACGGCATTTTCGACACCCAGATCGCGCGCAACGCGGTCGACTATGTGCCGATCACGCTGCCGACCTTTACCGGGGTCGAGGCGATCGGGCTGGTCGACGCCGTGGGCGACGGCGTCACCGGCTTTGCGGTCGGCGACGCCGCCGTGACGGTGCGCTTCACCGGTGGCTATCGCGAAGCCAATATCGGACCGGAAAGCCAGTTTGCGAAGGCCCCTTCGGTCAGTCGCGACTATCTGGCGCTCGCCTCCACAGGGGTATCGGCGCTGCTGGCGCTGGAGCAGATCGGGCAGGTCAGGGATGGCGAGACGGTGGCGATTTCCGCTGCGGCCGGGGGGCTGGGCCATATGCTGGTGCAACTGGCGCTGCTGCGTGGATGCCATGTGATCGCGGTATGCGGGGGCAAGCGCAAATGCGACTTCGTGGCGTCGCTGGGCGCGCAGCGCGTGATCGACTATCGCAGCGAGGATGTCGGCGCCGTGCTGGCGGCGGAATATCCCAAGGGGATCGATGTCGCAATCGACACGGTGAGCGGCGCCATCTTCGACGCGTTCCTCGCCAACATCGCCTATCATGGCCGTCTGGTGGTGGGCGGCGCTGCGTCCGACCTGGAAGGACGGCCCGAAGTCGTGACCGCGCCGCGCATCGCGCACAGCATCTATTATAAGGGCGCGTCGGTCCGGGGCTTCATGAACGGCCTGCTGACGCCGCATTGGGACCACGCGCGCGCGCGCCTGTTCCAGCTTTATGCCGATGGCCGCATCGCGGTCACTTTCGATGATAGGCCATTCGCAGGTCTACCTGGTATTTATGACGCGGTGGAACGGCTGCTGTCGGGGCAGTCGATGGGCAAGGTCGTCGTGGACCTTTGA
- a CDS encoding DUF3598 domain-containing protein, translating to MPHKPSQPGIREAMPLLVSNEGVWEGWYRYYDAKTGQLTDQHRSRLYCRLIGEPGHEEYHQTNHYYWDDGRTDVRDFPAWYENGRIWWDNDLIKGWAAAMQPDDYNRSTCLNWTRHDEPDIYLYEMIQVNEDRTKRARTWQWFRNGECYQRTLIDETLVTRDWRNFVDPGMPNV from the coding sequence ATGCCACATAAACCGTCTCAGCCGGGCATCCGGGAAGCCATGCCGCTGCTGGTCAGCAACGAGGGCGTCTGGGAAGGCTGGTATCGCTATTATGACGCGAAGACCGGGCAGCTGACCGATCAGCATCGCTCGCGCCTCTATTGCCGCCTGATCGGCGAGCCGGGGCATGAGGAATATCATCAGACCAACCATTATTATTGGGACGATGGGCGTACCGATGTCCGCGATTTTCCGGCCTGGTACGAAAATGGCCGCATCTGGTGGGACAATGACCTGATCAAGGGGTGGGCGGCCGCGATGCAGCCGGACGATTATAACCGGTCCACCTGCCTCAACTGGACCCGCCACGACGAACCCGACATCTATCTCTACGAGATGATCCAGGTGAACGAGGATCGCACCAAGCGCGCCCGCACATGGCAATGGTTCCGCAACGGCGAATGCTATCAGCGCACCTTGATCGACGAGACGCTGGTGACGCGCGACTGGCGGAATTTCGTCGATCCCGGCATGCCGAACGTTTGA
- the bla gene encoding subclass B3 metallo-beta-lactamase produces the protein MIGRGIGRMAGLWLGMASAGLAASPAGADDPLLRPVAPDLAPLWLDRQTPLRVHGTTWLVGFTRMNIVLIDSGAGLILIDAGLPQGVPLLERTIKEAGFDIRDVKLILSSEPHYDHASGLAALSRDSGATVLASQAGATVLRAGHSGMDDPQRTTLFAYPPVSHIRAVRDGQVVRLGHVRITAHASPGHTPGSMSWSWQSCDAVRGCASMLFAASLNSLTDGHYRYVAHKDVGRRFRRTFATIRALPCDMLLTGHPEHSDGAAKRDALAAAPNGDAFRSPDACRKLADRYEAAFDARLAQEAQ, from the coding sequence ATGATCGGGCGCGGCATCGGGCGCATGGCGGGGCTTTGGCTGGGCATGGCCTCGGCAGGCCTTGCCGCTTCGCCAGCGGGGGCGGACGACCCGCTGCTCCGACCGGTCGCGCCGGACCTCGCCCCGCTCTGGCTCGACCGGCAGACGCCTTTGCGCGTACATGGCACGACCTGGCTGGTCGGCTTCACCCGCATGAACATCGTCCTGATCGACAGCGGGGCTGGCCTGATCCTGATCGATGCAGGCCTGCCGCAGGGCGTCCCGTTGCTGGAACGCACCATCAAGGAGGCGGGGTTCGACATCCGCGACGTCAAGCTGATCCTCAGCAGCGAGCCGCATTACGATCATGCCAGTGGCCTTGCGGCTCTTTCCCGGGACAGCGGTGCGACCGTGCTGGCAAGCCAGGCGGGCGCGACCGTGCTGCGGGCGGGACATAGCGGGATGGACGATCCGCAGCGCACGACCCTCTTCGCTTATCCGCCTGTATCCCATATACGGGCAGTGCGGGACGGGCAGGTGGTGCGGCTGGGCCATGTTCGGATCACGGCCCACGCGTCGCCGGGGCATACGCCCGGCAGCATGAGCTGGTCATGGCAATCATGCGACGCCGTGCGCGGCTGCGCGTCGATGCTGTTCGCCGCCAGCCTCAATTCGCTGACCGACGGTCACTATCGCTATGTCGCCCATAAGGATGTGGGGCGCCGCTTCCGCCGCACCTTCGCCACGATCCGCGCGCTGCCGTGCGACATGCTGCTTACCGGCCATCCCGAACATTCGGACGGGGCGGCGAAACGCGATGCCCTGGCGGCGGCTCCGAACGGCGACGCATTCCGCAGTCCCGACGCCTGTCGGAAACTGGCCGATCGCTACGAGGCGGCGTTCGACGCGCGCCTCGCGCAGGAAGCGCAATGA
- a CDS encoding DUF3108 domain-containing protein: MQHRTITGKILYTSRKPERMGEERGRENFTFTVHADGKRILRAQCEIEEPSPTVLRDITYALDENDMPMDCFVRLTIGDRFMGAGLFIIRDGYVECESYGPSIGRLSQTVKIVGDYDGFGTHPIQGDAYITKKVDVSKGPHTHQLRTFLPSTDHRGATPPIIAEANMQLAYVGEETVTVAAGTFACRHFRFTDEHGGMASDKGAHPDYDLWVTADEDAIFVQGGVGGYMQTWYELVELTRS, from the coding sequence ATGCAGCATCGGACCATCACCGGCAAAATCCTCTACACATCGCGTAAACCCGAGCGCATGGGCGAGGAGCGCGGTCGCGAAAATTTCACCTTCACCGTGCATGCCGACGGCAAGCGCATCCTGCGCGCCCAGTGCGAGATCGAGGAACCCAGCCCCACGGTATTGCGCGACATTACTTATGCGCTGGACGAAAATGACATGCCGATGGACTGCTTTGTCCGCCTGACGATTGGCGACCGCTTCATGGGCGCTGGCCTGTTCATCATCCGCGACGGCTATGTCGAGTGCGAAAGCTATGGCCCCTCGATCGGTCGTCTGTCGCAGACGGTGAAGATCGTTGGCGACTATGACGGGTTCGGGACCCACCCCATTCAGGGCGACGCCTATATCACCAAGAAGGTCGACGTCTCGAAGGGGCCGCATACCCATCAACTGCGCACCTTCCTGCCCTCCACCGATCATCGCGGCGCGACCCCGCCGATCATCGCCGAAGCGAATATGCAATTGGCCTATGTCGGCGAAGAAACCGTGACGGTTGCGGCGGGCACCTTCGCCTGCCGCCATTTCCGCTTTACAGACGAACATGGCGGCATGGCGTCGGACAAGGGCGCGCATCCCGACTACGACCTGTGGGTCACGGCGGACGAAGACGCGATCTTCGTACAGGGGGGCGTGGGCGGCTATATGCAGACCTGGTACGAGCTGGTCGAACTGACCCGCTCATGA
- a CDS encoding VOC family protein: MNLLRCATHSVVDLDAAKARFGQWLDYAVVEEGTVPADLAAAWGAPASAGRRYAVMQPASGAEVFLRFVEGDPVSDYLPIRSYGWAAIEICVQDVLAVNDRMLSPQAPFPVIGPPTKIAGIDTIYPMQVRGPDQETLYFTQILTDAPDSGLPRAGSLIDKLFILVLACPDMRATADWFARTLKLDMTSPMAIRYSMISLAFGLPISDLHEIVTAKYQGDVFLEFDQYPQGTVSRPAHEGALPPGVSICTLFHPDFDALDADWFTAPVVRDGPLYAGRRVGVLKTPEGALLEVMEG; encoded by the coding sequence ATGAACCTGTTGCGTTGCGCCACGCATAGCGTGGTCGATCTGGATGCCGCCAAGGCGCGCTTTGGCCAATGGCTGGATTATGCCGTCGTCGAAGAAGGCACGGTTCCCGCCGACCTGGCCGCCGCCTGGGGCGCGCCGGCGAGCGCCGGGCGGCGTTATGCCGTGATGCAGCCCGCATCGGGGGCGGAGGTCTTCCTGCGCTTCGTGGAAGGCGATCCGGTGTCGGACTATCTGCCGATCCGCAGCTATGGCTGGGCGGCGATAGAGATTTGCGTGCAGGATGTGCTCGCGGTGAACGACCGGATGCTGTCGCCCCAAGCCCCCTTCCCCGTCATCGGTCCGCCGACGAAGATCGCGGGCATCGACACCATCTATCCTATGCAGGTGCGCGGCCCGGATCAGGAAACGCTCTACTTCACCCAGATATTGACCGACGCCCCCGACAGCGGATTGCCCAGGGCGGGATCGTTGATCGACAAGCTGTTCATCCTGGTGCTGGCCTGCCCCGACATGCGCGCGACGGCGGACTGGTTCGCCCGCACGCTGAAGCTCGACATGACCAGCCCGATGGCGATCCGATACTCCATGATCTCGCTCGCCTTCGGCCTGCCGATCAGCGACCTGCATGAGATCGTCACCGCCAAATATCAGGGCGACGTCTTCCTGGAGTTCGACCAATATCCGCAAGGTACGGTGTCGCGTCCGGCCCATGAAGGCGCACTGCCGCCGGGCGTGTCGATCTGCACCCTGTTCCACCCGGATTTCGATGCGCTGGATGCCGATTGGTTTACAGCGCCGGTGGTGCGGGACGGTCCGCTCTATGCCGGGCGGCGGGTCGGCGTGTTGAAGACGCCCGAAGGCGCGCTGCTGGAAGTGATGGAGGGGTAA
- a CDS encoding alpha/beta fold hydrolase → MTIRRAFLDLPDGQIHYRQAGDGPPMLLLHPSPGSSRQMVGLIDALKGDFRLIAPDTAGNGDSTPLAIPQPDIADYAARLPFLLDALGLDRVVAYGSHTGAAIACDLAILHPDRVSHVVLDGIGLWSPEEQAELLERYATPFTPDVEGAYLMRAFHFCRDQYLFYPWYDRSAAARRDGGVRPAPDLHAWFVEVLKAAETYHLAYRAAFSWDAAGRLTQVPCPALLMAAQDDPLCAMTRAAADLLPDGRFAPLPHFGAPDFSAVRAAAITRFSKD, encoded by the coding sequence ATGACGATCCGCCGTGCCTTTCTCGATCTGCCGGATGGACAGATTCACTATCGGCAGGCGGGTGACGGCCCGCCGATGCTGCTGCTGCATCCGTCGCCGGGCAGTTCGCGCCAGATGGTGGGACTGATCGACGCGTTGAAGGGCGATTTCCGCCTGATCGCGCCCGACACGGCGGGCAATGGCGACAGCACGCCGCTGGCGATCCCACAGCCCGACATCGCCGATTATGCCGCGCGCCTGCCTTTCCTGCTCGACGCGCTGGGGCTGGACCGCGTGGTCGCCTATGGATCGCATACCGGTGCGGCCATAGCCTGCGATCTGGCGATCCTGCACCCCGACCGCGTGAGCCATGTGGTGCTGGACGGGATCGGCCTCTGGTCGCCCGAGGAGCAGGCCGAACTGCTGGAGCGCTACGCTACGCCCTTCACGCCCGACGTCGAGGGCGCCTACCTCATGCGGGCCTTCCATTTCTGCCGCGATCAATATCTCTTCTATCCCTGGTACGACCGCAGCGCCGCCGCACGGCGCGATGGTGGCGTCCGGCCTGCGCCGGACCTTCACGCCTGGTTCGTGGAAGTGTTGAAAGCTGCCGAAACCTATCACCTCGCCTATCGCGCGGCCTTTTCCTGGGACGCGGCGGGCCGTCTGACGCAGGTGCCTTGCCCTGCCTTGCTGATGGCCGCGCAGGACGATCCGCTGTGCGCCATGACCCGCGCGGCGGCCGACCTGCTGCCCGATGGCCGCTTCGCGCCGTTGCCGCATTTCGGCGCACCCGACTTTTCGGCCGTTCGCGCGGCCGCCATCACCCGATTTTCAAAGGACTGA
- a CDS encoding GntR family transcriptional regulator — translation MPLYHQIYLQLRDEIVSGQRPHGSLMPTELDLSAMFDVSRITARRVLDDLARQHYVARRRRIGTTVTFHSPASPIEANIDQALDSLLALGDNTSVTVLTVAREAAPPGVADALRLEPGDEVVRAVRVRSLDDMPLGYVLSYVPARLADVVDADALATTPMLRLLEQAGHKAETAEQTIGAMLADSAMAQALGIEPPAALLRITRTSYDLTGAPILLTFAHYRSDRFHVRLDLSHR, via the coding sequence ATGCCGCTCTATCATCAAATCTATCTTCAGCTGAGGGACGAAATCGTGAGCGGACAGCGCCCTCACGGCAGCCTGATGCCCACCGAACTGGATCTGTCGGCGATGTTCGACGTGTCGCGCATCACCGCACGACGGGTGCTCGATGATCTGGCGCGTCAGCATTATGTCGCGCGCAGGCGGCGTATCGGCACCACCGTCACCTTCCATTCCCCGGCCAGCCCGATCGAGGCGAATATCGATCAGGCGCTCGATTCGCTGCTGGCGCTGGGCGACAATACCAGCGTGACCGTGTTGACGGTCGCGCGCGAAGCCGCCCCGCCCGGTGTCGCCGACGCCCTGCGTCTGGAGCCTGGGGATGAGGTGGTGCGCGCGGTGCGTGTCCGGTCGCTGGACGACATGCCGCTCGGCTATGTGTTGAGCTATGTCCCCGCCCGTCTGGCCGACGTCGTCGATGCCGACGCGCTGGCGACCACGCCGATGCTGCGCCTGCTGGAACAGGCGGGGCACAAGGCGGAAACCGCCGAACAGACGATCGGCGCGATGCTGGCCGACAGCGCCATGGCGCAGGCGCTGGGTATCGAGCCACCCGCAGCGCTGCTGCGCATCACGCGCACCAGCTATGACCTTACCGGCGCGCCGATCCTGCTGACATTCGCCCATTATCGGTCGGACCGGTTCCATGTGCGGCTCGATCTGTCGCACCGATAA